A region of the Candidatus Methylomirabilis oxygeniifera genome:
GTGACGACGACATGGCTGTATAGATTTCAAGGAAGGTCGAGAGCGTCACAAGCAACACGGGCCCCAGGATAAACCCGAGAATCCCGAATACCTGGAGGCCACCAAGCATCCCGAAAAACAGGAAAAGCGTCGGCAGATTGGTCCCGCCCGAGATGAGAGCCGGCTTCAGCACATTGTCGGCCGTGCTCACAACCACCGTTGACCAGGCGAGCAACAAGAGTCCGCGAATCCAGCCTCCCTCGAGAAACAGATAGAAAGCCGCCGGAATCCAGATCACCGCCGATCCGCCAACCGGCAGCAGCGAGAAGAGGGCGGTGGCCAGCCCGAGAAAGACCGGGTACGGGACACCAACGGCCCAGTACCCTACTCCTCCCAGGATGCCTTGCGCCAAAGCCGTGACGATGGTACCGCGCACGACGGCCGATACGGCCTCGTAGAGGCGGGAAAAAAGCGCCTCGGCATGCTTTCGCTCAAGCGGTAAAATCCTTTGGAGGCTGTAAACGATCGCCTCACCATCTCTAAGCAGAAAGAAAAAAGTAAAGACCGCGAGAAAGAGATTGACCGTGAAGCTCAACAGGTTGATGGCGATCCCCTTCAGATTGTCGACAATGAAGCTGCTGACCGCCCCCAGTCCGCCCAGCAACAGCGCGTTCAGATCGAAGCCCAGACGCGTGAAGGGCAGACTCACGCGATCCCACAGGACCCGGCCGGCCATAACCGCCGGATGGGACGCGATCCCCGCCAGTCCCTCCTGCTGATAGACGCGTTCCGCCGCCTGATAGAAGCTTACCGCTTCTTGCGTCAGCACCCATCCACTGAGAATGGCCGGGATCATCACGGCAGCAATGACCGCAATCGTCAGTAAGAGGGCTGCGAGCCCGGACTTGCCACCAAGCCGGTGTAACAGGCGGCGGTAGACCGGTTGAAAGACAACGACCAAAATAACTGCCCAGAAAATCGGGGACGCAAAGGGAACGATAATCAGGTAGGTCAGATAGAGGAACAGGAGCAGAGATCCATAGAAGAACACTATGGAGACGCCGGTTCCGTTCCCGCTCCATCGCGCACGCATCCCCTCATCTTTCTTATCAGCCATTGTCTCCACCCTCTGAGTCTGTTCGGCTCAATCGAAGAGTTCCGGATCTGCATTGTCGTTCCGGATACAGGCGCATACCATCTGCGCGGTATTCCTCGCCATGCCGATTCGGCCGTATCGATCCAGCAGGATGATGCCGGCCTCGGCGCCGATCCTGGCCGTCAGCTCACCGACAGCGAGCCTGGCTGCCGCCATCGGATCTTCGCCGTTCTGAAGAAATTCGAGGGCCGTCTTTGCAAGCACCAGCTTGATGATCGCCTCCCCATCGCCGGTGCAACTGACCGCGCCAAGCCGATCGTCGGCGTAGGTCCCGCAGCCGATCAGCGCAGAGTCGCCCACGCGGCCGGGCGCCTTGAGCGGCAATCCGCCCGTCGAAGTGGCTGCGGCCAGATGTCCAGTTCGGTCGAGGGCGACAGCACCGACCGTGCCGACACCCTCGGCGTTATCCTCTCGCATGGTCGTCCATCCGGCGCGCTGGCGCTCC
Encoded here:
- the asrgl gene encoding L-asparaginase (L-asparagine amidohydrolase) (Asparaginase-like protein 1); translated protein: MGLITARSFGPVIVVHGGAGKVAPDLIEARRAGIRAAVTHGWQLLTAGVSAVEAVEQAVKMLEDDPAFNAGRGACLNRDGEIELDASIMDGRNLAAGAIGAVKRIANPVMLARAVMEAGGPVLLVGDGAGQFAATVGIAECEVDALITERQRAGWTTMREDNAEGVGTVGAVALDRTGHLAAATSTGGLPLKAPGRVGDSALIGCGTYADDRLGAVSCTGDGEAIIKLVLAKTALEFLQNGEDPMAAARLAVGELTARIGAEAGIILLDRYGRIGMARNTAQMVCACIRNDNADPELFD
- a CDS encoding conserved membrane protein of unknown function (Evidence 4 : Homologs of previously reported genes of unknown function); its protein translation is MADKKDEGMRARWSGNGTGVSIVFFYGSLLLFLYLTYLIIVPFASPIFWAVILVVVFQPVYRRLLHRLGGKSGLAALLLTIAVIAAVMIPAILSGWVLTQEAVSFYQAAERVYQQEGLAGIASHPAVMAGRVLWDRVSLPFTRLGFDLNALLLGGLGAVSSFIVDNLKGIAINLLSFTVNLFLAVFTFFFLLRDGEAIVYSLQRILPLERKHAEALFSRLYEAVSAVVRGTIVTALAQGILGGVGYWAVGVPYPVFLGLATALFSLLPVGGSAVIWIPAAFYLFLEGGWIRGLLLLAWSTVVVSTADNVLKPALISGGTNLPTLFLFFGMLGGLQVFGILGFILGPVLLVTLSTFLEIYTAMSSSPSVDRPLGGGPSQ